The following DNA comes from Halorhabdus tiamatea SARL4B.
TCAAGTGCGTCACGAAGGAGTTCGATCGCTGCTTCCCGGGTATCCGGGTCGAGGGCACTGGTCGGTTCGTCGAGGAGCAGGAGGTCTGGATCCGTGGCTAGGGCCTGTGCGAGGTTCACTCGCTGTCGTTCGCCACCACTGAAGGTTGCAGGATATGCCTCCCACAGTTCCGACGGCAACTGTAACCGAGAGAGTAACTCTTCTGCACGCTGGCGGGCAACGTCGGTGGCCATTCCCTGCTCGCGGAGTGGACGAGCGACAACATCGACTGCGGGCACCCGCGGAATCTCTGTGAGGAACTGGGAAGTGTACCCGATGGCGTTCTCACGGAGTCGGAGAATCTCGCGCTCGTCACAGGTCGCCAAATCGACTTCACGCTCGCCGTTCTGATAGACGATCGCTCCACTCGACGGTTCGTAGGTCCGATAAATGCATTTTAGCAGCGACGACTTTCCGCTGCCGGATTCACCGACGACGGCGACGAACTCTCCATCGTCGACGGTGAACGAGATATCGTCTACCCCGACGACTCGCTTATTGTCCAGAATGTGCATCTCGAAGGTCTTGCTCAGGTTCTCGATCGATAGGGCCATTATTATATCACCGAATTGATCAGCGTCTGCGTGTATTCGTGGTGTGGGTCTTCCATAATACGGTCAGTGAGGCCAGACTCGATGACGCGTCCGTGACGCATCACGAGCGTCCGGTCGGCCAGTAACCGAACCACTTCGAGGTCGTGCGAGACGACGATCGCAGCCACATCTTGTTCGCGTTGGATACGTCGGAACGTATCCAGAACCTGTGCCTGGACACTCACGTCCAGCCCTGTCGTCGGCTCGTCGAGGACGACGAGTTCGGGATTGGTAGCGAGCGCACGGGCGATCTGGACGCGACGTTGCATCCCACCGGAGTACGTGTGTGTGGGGTCGTCCATTCGGTCGACCGGGACTTCCGTTTCTTCGAACAGCTCTCGGACGCGTGCTCGGACGTCTTCGTAATTACGCCATCCGGCAGCGAGGAGTTTCTCGGCAACGTTCCCACCGCCGGAGAACTCCAGTTGGAGCCCGTCACGGATGTGTTGGTGGACGAGGCTGATGTGGTCGTTTCGCAAACGCTGTCGCGTCTGGTAGTCGGCCTGTCGCAGGTTTCCGTCGTACTGTTCGTACCGAATGTCACCGTCGACGGTCCCCTCCTCAGCGGGTTCGAGCGCGAGCATTTCGGCGAGACTCGACTTCCCCGACCCTGACTCGCCGACGATACCGAGCACTTCGCCCGTTTCGACGGTCAGGTCGACGTCGGCACAGGCGACGATGCTTCCGCATGTCGGACACTGGTTCGTCCCGGCCGTGTCACCGGTTCGAGTGAGACAGTCCGAACAGCCGTCACCGTATCGTTTCGTCAAGCCCTCGGCTTCGAACAGAGTCATCTCCCCTCACCTCCCGAACTGCCGGCCGCATCTGGCGTCCCGGGACCCCAGTCGACGCCGTCCCTGTCACAATGGTGGTCTTTGGTGAGATGAGGGGCATCCTGTCGTTTCAGGCAAAACGACGTATCGTTGCACGCATAGACGCGCTGGCCGTCGTCGGTCTCGACTTCCGTCAAGAATGTGTCCGTCGACCCGCAGGCGTGACACGGCGTTTCGGGGAACCGCTCGACCTGAAACTCGCGGTCCTCGAAGGCCAGCGGCTCGACGTCAGTGTGCGGTGGCACGGCGTAGATGCGGGCCTCACGGCCGGCAGCGAACACGAACAGGTTGTCAGCATCGTCCAGCTTAGGAACATCCCAGCGTGGGATCGGCGACGGATCCATCAGGTAGCGTCCGGCGACCATCACCGGGTACCGGGCTGCGATGTTGATTTCGCCGTATTCGACGACGTTCTCGTAGAGGTGCACCCACATCTTCCCGTAGTTCTTGTGGGCATGTCGCCGTCGGTTGGCCGCGTCCGAGCCATCGACCTTTCTGAGCGCGTCCGTGATCGGCACCTGTAATACGAGAATCTGATCGTCAGCCAGCACTTCCTCGGGGATGCGGTGACGGGTCTGAATAACGTCTGCGTCTGTCGCATCGGTTGTTGTCTCTACATCCGCGGTGTTGGCGGCTAATCGGCGGATATTTGCCGCGTTGACCGACTCGTCCGAGCCCTGGTCGATCACTTTGAACGTATCGTCGGGACCCAGAAGCGACAGTGATGCCTGAATACCGCCGGTCCCCCACCCGCGAGCGAGCGGCATCGGTCGCGATGCGTACGGTACCTGATGGCCCGGGAGTGCAATAGCTTTGAGAACGGCACGCCGGACCTCGCGTTTCGTGTGTTCGTCCAGATAGGCGTAGTTGTATCCCTCCAGTCCGTCACCTTTGAGCGCTTCCAGAGCCGCATCAACCGAAGCAGCGGAACCTGTCCCGTCGGAAACAGCGTTGCTGTCAGTCATCGGCGTTCACCTCTGGGCTGTCCGCATCGGATTTGCCTGATTTGGACCCGTTCCTGAGCCCCTTCCGGTCACGAATACCGCGAATTCGGTCGAGGATCGACTGGAACGTGACGTAGTGGGGGAGTTTGAGGTGTTCGATGAACCCGAAGGAGTCCATCCCATCGATCGTGTCGAGGACGAATTCGGGGTCTTCAGCCGGTTCGTCTTCACCGTCGAGTTGCATCGACGCGTCCAGAATGGTCATCGAAATCGCTTTGCGTTCGTTGCGTCCGAACGTTAGCCCGTACCCGAACGCGAACTGCGGGTCGTCACGCTTTGCATACACCGGGACAACCGCCTCGCTTTCGCTCACCTCGATTTCGGTAACGGTCACTGAATCGCCAGTGTACGGATGATCGATCGTCACCGGTAATCGACCGACCTTGACTTCCGCGAGTGTCGGGTGAACCTGCCCGTATCCCCGGAGCGCCGAATAGCCGAGTGCAGTTACAGCGCCGGTTTCACCGCGAGCAAGTTCTTGTAAGATCGCATCACGACTTGTTGGGTGTGTTACGGACTCTCGTGTCGTGTCCGTTGGTGCGGATTCGTCCTCGCTATCCGGTTCGTGGACGAGCCCTTCCTCACGCAGGATGTCCATCACGTTCGTCAGTGTCTCGGGGGAGTCTTCATCGATAGCCCACTCATCTGTCGGATCTGCGGATGTATCGGTTTCAGTCTCTTCGGCAAGCTCAAAATCGAGTAAGCGCTGCGTGTAGTCCTTCGTGGGGCCGAGAATCTGTCCGCCCGGAACGTCCTTGTATGCAGGAGAGACCCGCCTGATCGCGAACATTTCGTCGGGATCGACGGGATCTGTTTCTCCCCAGCGTTCCAACGTTGAGCGGTATGCGCGCAACAGGAACGAAGCCTCAACAGTGTCTCCCTGGGCCTGTTTCACCGCAAGGGCAGCGAGTCGCGGAGCGTAGAGACCGCTATCGCTCATGACCTGTGCACTCAGACGCCCCAGCTGCCCCTCGATTTGTTCAAGATCGAGGACCTCTCCAGTGGTATCTAAACGCTGTTTTTCGAACAACTGCTCCGCACGATCGATAATTTCCTCGCCGGCCTTGACGGCGACGTACCCCATCTCACGCCACCTCCAGAGAGACAGACCGTGGTACTGCGACAATCTGGTCACCGACAGTGAACACTACGTCGATACCGCGCGGATACGTCGACTGCGCTTGGCGAATCGAATCGAGTTCGGCGGCTGGTAGCCCAATGTGCACCGTCGTTGCATCTGGGACGCCCGGCCCTGACAGCGTAACGCTCGTCGAACCCTCGGTAGTGCTGTTCGAAACCGACTCGACACGATAGACCACCGTCGCCCCGTCACTGGGTTCAACGAGCGATCCACGGTCCAGTTTACCGACATCCCACGATGGCGCGCCGTGGGTGTGAACGATGTCAGCGTCTTCTGGTTGTGCGTCCTGGAGGCGGCCCTGCTCCGAAAGAGCCTTTTGTAACGTACCATCTGACGTATGGGTTTTGATTTCGTGGTCAACGAGGGTCGCCACAACGGCATAGTCGGCCGGTTCGGTCGGCGTCTGCTGGATCGTTCCAGGCCGACTCATCGCATCACAGAGTGTTCGGAAGGTCTCACGTGTCCCGTGGACGGGATCGATACCGAGTGCTCTCATAGTTCGTCCTCCATCGTCTCGAATTCGACTGCAGTATGCTGGCTCTCATTCCACTCCTGTGTCTGTTCGGCTCGGCGGTTCCTCCCGGCCGCTTCGAGCGCTTCCACGATTTCATCGCTCAGCTCGTGGCGGGCCGCGACAGCGGCATCGACGATAGCCCCGGAAAGTGCGGCTCGTTCGGACTTCCCAGGCTGCATCGCAAAGCCACGGTTCTGAGTGAGCTTCACCTCTGCAGGCGTCACCACGACTTCGCCCAGGTTGAACGGGCGATGCTCAACAGGCTCACGTACCTGCTGCATGAGCAACTGTGGCTTCGGTTCCTGAAGGACCGTCATATTCGGATTCGGCTCGAGAATTTCATTTGCGAATCGAGCGAGTACATCCTCATCGCATGCAGCGATGAGTTCGAACCGATCCGATCGGTCGTAGGCGTCGTTCATACAAGCAACTTGAAGAACCTCCAACAATCCATTAAGACTTCTCTGAGTACTCTCTATTGGAATTCTCGAATGGAGGAAATATGGCCACCCGATAGCTGAGAGTCTATATGTCTATGTACGAAAGTTCAAGTCCCATATTCAAACCCAAATCAAATACGGTCAGTATCGAAAACAAGTCCTGTAGACGGTGATAGTAGCATAATTTCCCAACAGGGCAGGTTGCCTATACTCTACTCAGACAACGGTTATTGGGGAATCACCTGACCACCAGTATGTATGCCCACTAACCCAGAGGGATCCGATACCGAGCCAACATCCGACACGAACATCGTATCGAGTGACCATGCAAAAATGACAACGCGGCGAGAATTCATTGCTGGAAGTGCTGTGGCAATGGCCGGCGTTGCGGGGTGTCTCGGCAGCAGCCAAGGGTCCGCAGCGGACGATGAGACGGTAACGTTCCTCCTCAAGCCCGTCGAGAATCCACAGGACATGAAAGCCCAGTACGAGCCGGTCAAAAAACATCTCGAGGCTGAAGTCGACGGTATTACCGTCGAAACGCCGGTATCTAATGGATACTCCGGTGTCGAGCGGTCTTTAAAAAGTGGACGTGCTGAGTTATCAATTGGCGATGTCGTCGCGTTCTCGTTTCCCGACCTGGTCGATGTTCTCGGAACCCAGTACCTCGCGGGGGCGTCATCGTTCTATTTCTCCATGCTCGTCACGAAACCCGAGTACAATATCGGGAATCTGACCGATCTCAAAGGCACAGAGATCTCATTCTGCGACGTCTTGTCGACGAGTGGATCAGTGTACCCGCTCTCTGCACTCGAGGAAGCTGGACTCGACATCGGTGATGCGCCGACCGGAGACCCTGTCGACTTCAGCGGCACGTGGTCGAATCACGACCAATCGTTCAGGACCTTCATCGACAGAGAAAATATCAAAGCGAACGCCAACTACGGGAAGCCTGCCTATCCCTATCTGACAGAGAGTCACCTGCAGGACATCGGTGCCTTGGATCGAATTACAGCACACTCACCGTGGGCGGACAAAATCGGAACGAAGACTGATGAGCAGGAACTCGAAATCGCCTGGATCTCCGAGCGCGTTCCCTACGAACCGGTAATCACGCGCGCTGGCTGGGACTCTCCGAAACGTGAGGCAGTCGAACAGACTCTCCTAGAGATGACAGCGAGTGATCTCGAAGAGTACAGATCCGGTGAAGACGTGTCACTGCCCATGACGGGGCTCACAGACACGAGTATGGAGGACTACGAGGCAGTTCGGCGGCGAGTCACGGAACTCGGCGTTTTGGAGAGCAAGAAGGAGGAATGAGATTCAGCTCATGTTAAATATATCAAACTTATCAAAGCAGTACGACGATACAGTCGCATTAGATGATGTCTCGTTCGAGGTCAGCAACGATGAGTTCGTAGTTCTCCTCGGACCATCCGGCGCAGGAAAATCGACGCTCCTTCGGTGCTTGAACGGTCT
Coding sequences within:
- a CDS encoding PhnD/SsuA/transferrin family substrate-binding protein encodes the protein MAGVAGCLGSSQGSAADDETVTFLLKPVENPQDMKAQYEPVKKHLEAEVDGITVETPVSNGYSGVERSLKSGRAELSIGDVVAFSFPDLVDVLGTQYLAGASSFYFSMLVTKPEYNIGNLTDLKGTEISFCDVLSTSGSVYPLSALEEAGLDIGDAPTGDPVDFSGTWSNHDQSFRTFIDRENIKANANYGKPAYPYLTESHLQDIGALDRITAHSPWADKIGTKTDEQELEIAWISERVPYEPVITRAGWDSPKREAVEQTLLEMTASDLEEYRSGEDVSLPMTGLTDTSMEDYEAVRRRVTELGVLESKKEE
- the phnG gene encoding phosphonate C-P lyase system protein PhnG encodes the protein MNDAYDRSDRFELIAACDEDVLARFANEILEPNPNMTVLQEPKPQLLMQQVREPVEHRPFNLGEVVVTPAEVKLTQNRGFAMQPGKSERAALSGAIVDAAVAARHELSDEIVEALEAAGRNRRAEQTQEWNESQHTAVEFETMEDEL
- a CDS encoding alpha-D-ribose 1-methylphosphonate 5-phosphate C-P-lyase PhnJ translates to MTDSNAVSDGTGSAASVDAALEALKGDGLEGYNYAYLDEHTKREVRRAVLKAIALPGHQVPYASRPMPLARGWGTGGIQASLSLLGPDDTFKVIDQGSDESVNAANIRRLAANTADVETTTDATDADVIQTRHRIPEEVLADDQILVLQVPITDALRKVDGSDAANRRRHAHKNYGKMWVHLYENVVEYGEINIAARYPVMVAGRYLMDPSPIPRWDVPKLDDADNLFVFAAGREARIYAVPPHTDVEPLAFEDREFQVERFPETPCHACGSTDTFLTEVETDDGQRVYACNDTSFCLKRQDAPHLTKDHHCDRDGVDWGPGTPDAAGSSGGEGR
- the phnH gene encoding phosphonate C-P lyase system protein PhnH, which encodes MRALGIDPVHGTRETFRTLCDAMSRPGTIQQTPTEPADYAVVATLVDHEIKTHTSDGTLQKALSEQGRLQDAQPEDADIVHTHGAPSWDVGKLDRGSLVEPSDGATVVYRVESVSNSTTEGSTSVTLSGPGVPDATTVHIGLPAAELDSIRQAQSTYPRGIDVVFTVGDQIVAVPRSVSLEVA
- the phnL gene encoding phosphonate C-P lyase system protein PhnL, with product MALSIENLSKTFEMHILDNKRVVGVDDISFTVDDGEFVAVVGESGSGKSSLLKCIYRTYEPSSGAIVYQNGEREVDLATCDEREILRLRENAIGYTSQFLTEIPRVPAVDVVARPLREQGMATDVARQRAEELLSRLQLPSELWEAYPATFSGGERQRVNLAQALATDPDLLLLDEPTSALDPDTREAAIELLRDALDDGTTVIGVFHNADVVEAVADRVVVVDQARLQRIVDVDEYQEAVV
- a CDS encoding ATP-binding cassette domain-containing protein, which codes for MTLFEAEGLTKRYGDGCSDCLTRTGDTAGTNQCPTCGSIVACADVDLTVETGEVLGIVGESGSGKSSLAEMLALEPAEEGTVDGDIRYEQYDGNLRQADYQTRQRLRNDHISLVHQHIRDGLQLEFSGGGNVAEKLLAAGWRNYEDVRARVRELFEETEVPVDRMDDPTHTYSGGMQRRVQIARALATNPELVVLDEPTTGLDVSVQAQVLDTFRRIQREQDVAAIVVSHDLEVVRLLADRTLVMRHGRVIESGLTDRIMEDPHHEYTQTLINSVI
- a CDS encoding carbon-phosphorus lyase complex subunit PhnI, with amino-acid sequence MGYVAVKAGEEIIDRAEQLFEKQRLDTTGEVLDLEQIEGQLGRLSAQVMSDSGLYAPRLAALAVKQAQGDTVEASFLLRAYRSTLERWGETDPVDPDEMFAIRRVSPAYKDVPGGQILGPTKDYTQRLLDFELAEETETDTSADPTDEWAIDEDSPETLTNVMDILREEGLVHEPDSEDESAPTDTTRESVTHPTSRDAILQELARGETGAVTALGYSALRGYGQVHPTLAEVKVGRLPVTIDHPYTGDSVTVTEIEVSESEAVVPVYAKRDDPQFAFGYGLTFGRNERKAISMTILDASMQLDGEDEPAEDPEFVLDTIDGMDSFGFIEHLKLPHYVTFQSILDRIRGIRDRKGLRNGSKSGKSDADSPEVNADD